The genomic segment cctacaccacaactcacagcaatgcccgttccttaacccactgagcgaggccagggatcaaacctttgtcctcatggatgctagtcagattcatctctgctgagccatgaaaggaactcctattctgttttttttaagacatatatCTGCATTATTAAAGACATTTTAGCCTGCTGAACCACATTTAAGAGCTAGAGCTTTGTAGTCAATCAGACCTAGTTTGGAATATGGCTCTTCCATATACTAGCTTTGTGTCCTTAAGCAAATTATAACCCCTTCaaccagtttcctcttctatagaATGGGGATAAAAATCATGTACTTACCTCACAGATTAAAGGATAAAACGATAAAAAACATAATAGATGCAAAGAACTAAGAACAGTGCCTGATATATTGCTAAGTACTCAGGAAACGTTATTTTATTACCAATACGAATAAAAAGTTACTCACAAGaggttttgtgaagattaaaagagaCACTGTACGCACACCATAAACGTTACCTACCATATTAGATAAGGTCATATTGGCAGGAGGGTACTTTCATCAAAtcaaaacagaagtaaaaatggTTACCCAGTTTTTTTGAATACGCATCCAACTTGTAGGCTGCCTGCTCAAGAGCTGCTACCTGCTCCTCAATTACATTGATCTGATCCAGATAAGGCTGCAGTCCAgcatctttaaaaacaaagatagacCACGGGTTTATGTGGCATCAACAAGGAGTGCAGAAAAGAGTGGAAAGTAAGAACGCTAGTGTCTCTCCAGCTCTGCCTAAGACAGAGTAGGTGGAGTGACATGATTTTGATCACCAGCAGGGCAATGCCTTAGAAGACTGGTAGAGTTAGCTTATCAGGCACAACTGTGACCTAGACAAAGTTATATCTCTCTTATCtgccagttttcttcttttaaattcctGCTCCTCAAGTAATCTTTCCAGACCAAGAAAGAGAGTTCAAAAGATAGGGAACAGAAATGCAAGTCGATGTAAAAATATACTCTACCAGTCTAAAGTAGCATTTTGCCATTTATAGATGTTCTGGCTTTCTGCTACCGAGTAGTCCTTTATGGattttattggttttgtttttcgttttgtcttttgaaggccgcaccgcagcacatgtaggttcccagactaggggtcgaatcggagctatagccgccagcctacaccacagccacagcaactcagtctgtgacctacaccacagctcacagcaactcgggatccttaacccactgattgaagccagggatctaacccgcgtcctcatggatgctagtcaagttcattaaccactgagccacgaggggaaccccTGGATTTCATTGTTAAATTAATTCACTAGAATCTGGCCACCTTTCCTTTGCCCCATTTTTCCAGGAATATACTGATCAAATCAAGATTCAgaagtaaaaataggagttcccgttgtggtgcagtggttaacgaatccgactaggaaccatgaggttgcgggttcggtccctgcccttgctcagtgggttaacgatccggcgttgccgtgagctgtggtgtaggttggagacgcggctcggatcacgcgttgctgtggctctaatgtaggctggtggctacggctccgattcgacccctagcctgggaatctccatatgccgcgggagcagcccaagaaatagcaaaaagacaaaaaaaaaagaagaagtaaaaatagcCACACCAGCAAAGCACACTAAtgctcagaatgaaaaaaaattcatcctttttttttttttgtctctttgccttttctagggccacatacgcagcatatggaggtttccaggccaggggtcgattcggagctgtagccgcaggcctacaccagagccacagcaatgtgggatccaaactgtgtctgcaacctacaccacagctcacggcaatgccggatccttaacccactgagcaagggcagggatggaacctgcaacctcatggtttccagtcagattcattaaccactgagccatgacgagaactccagaaaaaattCATCCTAACTTTGTAATTCACTTTTAGAAAATGAGCTCTCTGGGGACAGGGGCCatattcccttcccttctccacttCCCCAAGcacaaaaaaacattaaatacaaatacatttaatTGTAAAAATTATTACTTACACTTCTGGTTTAAGTCCTTTAAGTTTCTACTTATGTTTATAGCAATATCTTTCATTTCAAGATACTTCAAACTGGTAAGCTTATTCATATTTTCCAGGAGCTTATAGTCTTCACTGGTGGctttaaaacaaacagaagatgTGATGCCTTTAAGATGTGTTTATATCATTGGAATGTGGAATTAACTACTAAATAGTAGTTCAAGGCAGGACCTGGGGAATGTCAAAGAAAGGggccctccctccttttttttcttttttttttttctttttggctgcaccctcagcataaaaaaattcccaggccagggatcaaaaccatgccatGGCAGTTACCgatgccacagcagtaaaaacacccaatcctttaaccggtaggctaccagggaactccaagcaggcCACTTTTGATCTATGACATTTATACTCAGCCTATGGACTATGAATATCTAAGTAGAAACTCAGGCAACAATCAGCAAACTACTTAAACCAAATAAAATCCAGAAGTTCAGGATCTTAGTTAGAAAGGGAAATGATAAACTCAAGtaccaagaaaaaggaaatgaaacagtCCTGGTACCTCTACAACATGAAAACATATAGTTTGGCAGACTGcagcataaatacatatatatcaaaacatatatataaaatcaactaGGAACTCAACACATCTTAGTAACTCATTTATTACTTGATTcaacattgcattttttttttctttttagggctgcacctgcagcacatggaagttctcaggctaggggtcaaatcagagctatagcctgcCTGactaatccacagccacagcaatgaaagatctgagccttctctgcaacctacaccacagctcatggcaacaccagattcccaatccactgagcgaggccagggatcgaaccctcgtcctcatggatactagttgggttcgttatcactgagccacaacaggaactcccaacattgcATTTTATGCACTGACTTT from the Phacochoerus africanus isolate WHEZ1 chromosome 15, ROS_Pafr_v1, whole genome shotgun sequence genome contains:
- the BLOC1S2 gene encoding biogenesis of lysosome-related organelles complex 1 subunit 2 isoform X3 codes for the protein MFSKMATYLTGELTATSEDYKLLENMNKLTSLKYLEMKDIAINISRNLKDLNQKYAGLQPYLDQINVIEEQVAALEQAAYKLDAYSKKLEAKYKKLEKR
- the BLOC1S2 gene encoding biogenesis of lysosome-related organelles complex 1 subunit 2 isoform X2 — protein: MVHGEWSRFDGRTSGDDAAVETAEEAKEPAEADINELCRDMFSKMATYLTGELTATSEDYKLLENMNKLTSLKYLEMKDIAINISRNLKDLNQKYAGLQPYLDQINVIEEQVAALEQAAYKLDAYSKKLEAKYKKLEKR
- the BLOC1S2 gene encoding biogenesis of lysosome-related organelles complex 1 subunit 2 isoform X1, giving the protein MAAATEGVPAAHREEPVRDDAAVETAEEAKEPAEADINELCRDMFSKMATYLTGELTATSEDYKLLENMNKLTSLKYLEMKDIAINISRNLKDLNQKYAGLQPYLDQINVIEEQVAALEQAAYKLDAYSKKLEAKYKKLEKR